Below is a window of Cetobacterium somerae ATCC BAA-474 DNA.
GCAATAATTGGGGTAGCTGCTATTTTGGCTGATGGAATACTTACTCCTCCTATATCTGTAAGTTCGGCTATAGAAGGATTGAATTTAATAGTGTTTTTAAAAGAGGATGCAACAGTGATGATAGTACTAGTGATTATATTGTTACTGTTTTCAGTTCAGAAGTTTGGAACAGAAAAGATAGGGAAAATTTTTGGACCTATTATGTTTGTATGGTTTTCTATGATTGGTTTTTTTGGAATCGTTCAGTTGGTACAAAACCCAAGAATACTAGAGGGAATAAATCCATACTATGCCTTTAAACTTTTAGTTAGTGGAAATGTCCCGTATATATTAGGGGCTGTGTTTCTATGTACAACAGGGGCTGAAGCACTATACTCAGATCTTGGTCACTGTGGAAGAGTAAACATATATTATAGTTGGATTTTTGTGAAAATAACATTGCTATTAAGCTACTTTGGACAGGGAGCATATCTACTTTCAAGAGAGGGACATACATTTGTAAATAGTCCATTTTTCTTAATAATGCCTAGATGGTTTATTATACCAGGGGTAATAATAGCGACGCTAGCTGCTATTATAGCCAGCCAAGCTCTAATATCTGGATCATTTACTTTAATATCTGAAGCGATAAAGTTAAATATTTTTCCTAAATTAGCTATAAGATATCCAACAAAGGAAAAGGGACAAGTTTATATAGGAACGGTAAATAAAGCTCTATGTATTGGATGTGTAGGAATAATATTTATTTTTAAACAATCACAAAATATGCAAGCGGCATATGGGCTATCTATAACAATAACAATGCTTATGACAACACTACTTTTATCTCAGTATATAAGATTTGTAAAAAATCAAAAAAAATTATGGATTGTTGTCTTACTAGTTTTTGGAACTATAGAACTATCATTTTTATACGCAAATAGTTTTAAAATATTAAGTGGTGGATATGTAACATTGATAATTACAGCGGCATTGGCATTTGTAATGTATGTATGGCAGTATAGCTTTGAAATTAAGAAAAGATATCTTAAGTTTGTTAATTTAACTGATTATAAAGAGAATTTTAATATATTAAAAACAGACAGTGAGCTACCTCTTTATGCAGGGAATGTAGTTTATTTAACAAAATCTAAATTAT
It encodes the following:
- a CDS encoding KUP/HAK/KT family potassium transporter, producing MFKNKDITIGSLLVALGIVYGDIGTSPLYVMQAILYTNNSIATRELVLGGVSLVFWTLTLQTTIKYVVLTLQADNNGEGGILALYALVKRYFKWLIVPAIIGVAAILADGILTPPISVSSAIEGLNLIVFLKEDATVMIVLVIILLLFSVQKFGTEKIGKIFGPIMFVWFSMIGFFGIVQLVQNPRILEGINPYYAFKLLVSGNVPYILGAVFLCTTGAEALYSDLGHCGRVNIYYSWIFVKITLLLSYFGQGAYLLSREGHTFVNSPFFLIMPRWFIIPGVIIATLAAIIASQALISGSFTLISEAIKLNIFPKLAIRYPTKEKGQVYIGTVNKALCIGCVGIIFIFKQSQNMQAAYGLSITITMLMTTLLLSQYIRFVKNQKKLWIVVLLVFGTIELSFLYANSFKILSGGYVTLIITAALAFVMYVWQYSFEIKKRYLKFVNLTDYKENFNILKTDSELPLYAGNVVYLTKSKLWNQVEPKVIYSIFNNEPKKADNYWFININVTDDPYTREYIFNKIEENRIFVIDFNLGFRVSQGINTLMFQVIRDLIKSGEVVFKPRNYMIDYENLKGIGNFKFIIIEEVLALENDFSAWDSFIISTQLFIKKFTVSPQKWYGIDTSVVDIEKVPILFGKGLPDENLKRIK